A stretch of Episyrphus balteatus chromosome 2, idEpiBalt1.1, whole genome shotgun sequence DNA encodes these proteins:
- the LOC129911842 gene encoding uncharacterized protein LOC129911842 — translation MVLMQNPYLSLHDLEIANYQIEDAWKIDTPLGEKFILQLTDKARVLFPFNNKYVTEDNFKELPGYWMSVTGNDLIFRKTIKEIQEIFGAYDDDENEDISLVFRA, via the exons atgGTTTTGATGCAAAACCCTTATTTAAGTCTTCATGACCTCGAAATTGCTAATTATCAAATTGAAGATGCCTGGAAAATTGACACTCCTCTTGGAGAAAAATTTATCTTGCAATTGACGGATAAGGCTAGAGTTCTTTTTCCATTTAATAACAAATATGTAACAGAggataattttaaagaattacCTGGATATTGGATGAGCGTAACTGgaaatgatttaattttcagaaaaacaataaaagaaaTTCAGGAg ATATTTGGTgcatatgatgatgatgaaaatgaAGACATTTCCTTAGTATTCAGAGCTTAG